The DNA sequence GAGATGGCAGTCAAATTAAACGCGGGAAGGGTAAAAAATTCTCCTCTTAATATAGAAATAAAGTTAAACCAATCAGCATCAACAATGGCCTGTGTATTTATAAGAGGTTTTTCACCGGTGAGCTTAAGATAATCCAGGATTAGGGTTAAAATATATCCAGAAGCTATACCAATAAGTATGGGTACTAATTTAAAGAAACCTTTATCAAAGACTGTAACAACGATTACTACCAGTAAGACAAATACCGCAATGTACCAGTTACCTGATGCCATATCTACTGCAACAGGACTTAAGGTTAAACCGATTACCATAATAATTGGACCGGTAACGACAGGAGGGAAAAAGCTTCTAATCTTTTCTACACCTATTAGTGCTACCAACTCTGATAGGATAACGTACACCAAACCGGCTGCCATAATCCCGCCCTGTGCAGCTGGAATACCATAATTTTTTACTACTAATTGTATTGCACCTATAAAAGCAAAACTGGAACCGAGAAACACCGGTACTTTCTTACCGGTAATATAATGAAATACTAACGTTCCAACACCTGCAGTGAACAGTGCAACAGCAGGATGCAGGCCTGTTAATGCTGGAACTAAAACAGTCGCTCCAAACATCGCAAATAAGTGCTGCAAACCTAAAATATAAGATTTTACGCCATTGGACATTTTAAATTCCCCTTTCACTTTTCTTGTTATATATTTACTAACCCCCATGTAGTATCACTTATCACTGCATGGATAGTAATAAATCCAGCCCCACGCCATTGAGATCTTATTCTACATTGCTCTGGTCTTGATTACTAATGACCACTTTATTAACTCCATCTATTTCTTTAACTTTCACATGTACTACTTCATTTTTGGACGTAGGTACATTTTTTCCTACATAATCTGCTCTAATGGGAAGTTCTCTATGTCCCCTGTCAATCAAGATTGCCAGTTGAATCATTTTAGGCCTTCCCAAATCCATGATTGCATCAATTGCAGCCCTTACCGTACGTCCTGTATATAGTACATCATCTACAAGAACAATTTTTTTACCTGTGATTGAAAAACCAATTTCAGTACCATTAATTACCGGATGTTCGGAAAGTAAACTTAAATCATCCCTATAGAGTGTAATATCAAGAATCCCAACAGAAATTTCCGTACCTTCCACTTCTTTTATTTTTGAAGCTATTCTTTGAGCTAACGGCACACCGCGTCTTTGAATTCCAATTAAAACCAGTTCTTCAACTCCCTTATTCTTTTCAATAATCTCATGAGATATCCTTGTTATGGCTCTTTGCATTGCCTGCTCATCCATAATTTCTGCTTTTTCAACCATTTCCAAATTACATCTCCTTCCTTCATGGTTTATCATAAATTTGACAAAATAAAAAACTTCTTACCGGCCGGTAAGAAGTTGAAACGTCACAAAAACTCCACAAAAATATATGCTTAGCCTATCGCAAGCATCTCCCTCTCAACCTTACCAGCCTCACAGGACTAATTTAAAGGTTAACCACTTTTTATCAAGTTTATTTAATTATATACCAAGTATTATATTTTGTCTACTATTTTATTAAATTTTTACGCAATAGATTTAATAATTTGTCGAAATAAGGGGGCGGAGACACTTCAAATTCCAGATATTCATTGGTTGTTGGATGGATAAATCCAATTATTTTGGCATGTAAAGCCTGTCCGTTTAAATTAAACCTATCTTTTTTTGGCCCGTAGACAGGGTCTCCAATGATAGGGTGACCGATATAACTCATGTGCACCCTTATTTGATGAGTTCTGCCTGTCTCCAGCTTACACTCTATATATGAATAGTTGCCTAATCTTTCAAGTACTTTAAAATGTGTTACAGCGTTTCTACCATTTTTAGTAGTAACACTCATTTTTTTTCTATCTACAGGATGCCTTCCTATGGGTGCATCGATGATTCCGCTATCATTTTTTAAAGCACCATATACGATGGCTACATATCTTCTGCTGAGAGAATGATCTTTAATCTGTTTGGCCAGCTTGATGTGAGCCCTATTATTTTTTGCAACCAACAGCAAGCCGGAGGTATCTTTGTCAATTCTATGGACAATACCAGGACGGATAATACCGTTAATTGCAGAAAGATTATCCCCACAGTGTTTCATAAGTGCATTCACCAGCGTACCGGTATAATTTCCTGCAGCAGGATGAACAACCATCCCCTGGGGCTTATTAACCACAAGCAGGTCTGCGTCCTCGTAAACAATATCCAGTTCAATGTCCTCGGCTTTTATTTCAAGCTTTTCCGGTTCAGGTATTTCAACATGAACCATATCATTGGCCTTAACCTTGTAATTTTGTTTCACAGCTTTATTATTCACTTGAACAAGTCCGTCGTTTATAATTTTCTGTGCATAAGAACGGGACAGGTCCTTTATTTTATCACTTAAGTATTTGTCAATTCTTATATTATTGTCCTCTTTTGCTACTATCAACTGCTGCGTGGTCATTTACGCTTCATCCTTTTTTTCTTCGTATTTAAAAAGAAGATAATATGACAGCAAAACGGTTCCTACCACTACAAATGAATCTGCAACATTAAATACAGGCCAGTTAATCAGGTTAAAATCAAAAAAATCTATGACATAACTGTATCTGATCCTATCAATAAGGTTGCCTACAGCCCCACCTAATATCATGGACAAACTTACCATCAGTAATTTGTTTCCCGGTTTTTTCTTGATTATATAGTAGATGATTGCAAGCATAATAATGATAGTAACTATGACAAAAAACCACTTTTGATTTTGAAGTATTCCAAAAGCTGCACCCTTATTTTTAACAAATGTAAGATGGAATACATTTTCTATCAAGGGAATAGTCTCATAATTGATGAGCTTTGTAGCTGCCAAATACTTTGTGTATTGGTCTAATCCTATGATCACTGCTATAATGATAAACCAAATCAAATATCTCAACCCCTTATGGTTATTTTCTAATAAATTATAGCATTACTCAGGGGCATTGTAAATGGTTGAGGCGATTTTCCGGCCTCAGCATTCCATATATGATGGTACCCACCCGAATCGGTGGGCAGTTTTTACTCCCCACTGTCCACAGTCGCATGGGGCTTCGACATGGGGACGGTTCCTCAGTCGCATGAAAAGCGCATTCGACAGACGAACCGTCCCCATGTCGCATCCCTTCTTCCTGCTAAACCGGACTTTTTCTGTGGTTTCGATTTTACTCCCCACTCCCCACTGTTCACTCCCCACTATTTTCATATTAATCGGGCAGCTGGTCTTTATACTCCTTATTGCTTATCTGATCCATGTCGTCAACCATTCCCTGCTTATCAGTTTCATTTGTATAATATTCTTCATAATCATGGTATCCTCCCATATCCTGGGGTGTATCGGCAGAACCATATTTCATAACATCGTACAACTGATCCATTCCTTCATATTCATCATCTTCCTGTTTATTTAAATACTTTCTTCCAAAGGGTGCATCTATTACTTTTTCCTCAACAGGACGGTTGTTCATTAAATACTCCATATCAATTTCTTTTTTCTTTTCACAATCAATGCATAAACGTGCGGATGGTAATATTTCCAATCGCTCTTCACCAATTTCTTTACCGCATAACTCACATTTTCCATAAGTACCATTCTTAATTCTCTGGAGTGCATCATGTATTTCTTTAATTTGATGCTCCTCGCTTACCTGCAGCCCCATATTATGTTCTAATTCAAACATTTCTGAGCCTAAATCTGCGGGATGATTATCGTAATTTGAAAGTTCACCTGCTGAGTATTTATCACTTTCCCCCATATCAAATTTCTTCATATCGTTCAGTACATGGTCATGTTGTTGCTTTTCCTGTAAAAGCAATTTTCTAAATTTATCTAATTTCTTACTATCCATCTGTTTATCCTCCAATGAATAAAATTCACAAGTCCACAGACCTTTTATCTGATATGTTTCTGTGAACAGATATGAGCAAACTTATTTGTACTCAAAATTAATTTTCCCTAAAAACATATGCGTTATTATTAAATAATTAAGTATAAATTTCCTTAAAATGATTGAAAAATAATCATAATGCTATATAATTTAAAATGAGCAAAATATAATTACTACCTGAGGAGGAATCATAATGGATAAACGTGCAGATATCGGAGTATTTGGAGGTTCTGGCTTTTATTCCTTTTTAGAAAATGTCGAAGAAATAGAAGTGGATACTCCGTATGGAAAACCAAGTGACAAAATAGCTCTTGCTACAATTGGAAATAAAAAAGTGGCATTTCTTCCCCGTCACGGGAAAAAACACCAATACCCACCTCATTTAGTCCCTTACAGGGCCAATATCTACGCTATGAAAATGCTTGGAGTTAAAAAAATTATTGCTCCAAATGCCTGCGGCAGCCTTCAACCGCATGTCAAGCCGGGAGAATTTGTAATATGCGACCAGTTTGTTGACCGGACCACAGGCAGAGCCGATACGTTCTTTGAAGGCCCGGAGGTAAAACATGTCAGCCCGGCTGACCCGTATGATCCGGAATTGAGAAAACTGGCAATCGAAACAGCCAGGGAACTTAATATTCCCGTCCATGAAACCGGTACAGTTGTTGTTATCCAGGGCCCCAGGTTCTCTACAAGGGCAGAAAGCCGATGGTTCAGCAAAATGGGCTGGGAAGTTATCAATATGACCCAATATCCGGAATGCTACCTTGCATTGGAAATGGAAATACCTTATGTAAATATTTCTCTTATTACCGATTATGATGCGGGTCTGGAAGGCCGTGACGATATAAAGCCGGTTACCCATGAAGCTGTCCTGAAAGTTTTTAACGAGAACGTGGAAAATGTAAAAAAATTAATTTATACGATGATAGAAAAAATGGAGTTGTAAAAAATGAGTAACAAATTAAAACCGATCCAATGGGAAAATGGTGTATTAAAACTGATTGACCAGACAAGGCTGCCCACCGAGTTTATTATCAATGAATACACTGACTATATTGGCGCAGCCAAAGCTATCAAAGATATGATTGTAAGAGGAGCTCCTGCTATCGGGGTTACGGCAGCTTATGGGATTGTATTGGGCGCCAGGGAATTCCGAGATAACAGCAAAGAAGTTTTTATGCAAAAAATGAATGAAGTATGTGATGTATTGCGTAATACAAGGCCGACAGCAGTAAATCTTTTTTGGGCAATAGATAGAATGTATGCTGTTCTTCAAAATAATGAAAACAAAGAAGTTGCAGACATAATCAATATCCTGGAAAAAGAGGCAAATGCCATTTATAACGAAGACGTAGAAATTAATAGAGCCATTGGCCAGTTTGGAAACAGCCTTATTCATCCCGGAGATATAATTCTTACCCATTGTAATGCCGGCGCATTGGCAACTGCTGATTTTGGTACAGCGTTGGGAGTAATTAGAGCAGCCCATGAAGCCGGAAAAAATATTTCAGTTTTTGCCGATGAGACCAGACCGTTTCTTCAAGGAGCCAGATTGACAGCATTTGAACTTCAGCATGAAGGTATCCCTGTAACGTTAATTACTGATAATATGGCAGGTCACTTCATGAAACAGAAGAAAATTAATTGTGTCATAGTAGGTGCCGATAGAATAACAACCAATGGTGATGTGGCAAATAAAATTGGTACATATAGTGTTGCAGTGCTGGCTAAAGAAAATAACATACCTTTTTATGTCGCTGCACCTATTTCGACAATTGATTTCTCTTTAGAAGATGGTGAACAAATTCCTATTGAGGAAAGGAATCCGCAGGAAGTTACTCATATAGCCGGAGTACAAATTGCACCGGAAGGGATAAAAGTAGCTAACCCGGCCTTTGATGTAACACCTAATAAATATGTAACAGCAATTATTACTGAAAAAGGTGTCATTTACCCGCCTTACAACGAAAATATTCTCAAATTGAAAAATGAAAAATAGAAAAAGCAGGACATTGTCCTGCTTTACTTTATGTTACATGTTCCAATGCACTGAATATATTCTCTTTTGTAACTTCTGTAGTTTGAATCACTCTACCAATCCTAACCGGTAATATGAACTTTAGTTTATTTTTTTCTTGTTTTTTATCCCGCAGCATTTCCTCATAAACTTTATTGCAGTCGATATCTTTCACTTTTACAGGTAATCCAAATCGCTGCAACAATGACAATATTCGTTCATAGTCATTATAAGCTAACAGATTGTTGCTATAAGCAATAAACGCTGCAGCAGCCATACCTACGGATACACACTCTCCGTGCAGCAACGAAAAATCCAATACGCTCTCGAGCGCATGGCCAATCGTATGACCAAAGTTTAATATAGCTCTCAATTCCTGTTCCGTCTCGTCCTGCTGCACTACCTGCGATTTTATGATACAATTTTTCCATACTACATACTTTAAAGTATTTGTATCCAGCTTAAGGATACTGTCAATGTTTTGCTCCAGGTATTCAAAAAAGTCATAATCGTAGATGACGGCATGTTTTATTACTTCAGCCATCCCGGATATAAATTCTCTTTTAGGCAGCGTCTGCAAAACTTTTAAATTCATATATACCAGCGAGGGTTGATAAAAAGAACCGATTATATTTTTGCTTCCTTGATAATCTACCCCCACTTTTCCTCCCACACTGCTATCCACCTGGGCCAACAGGCTGGTAGGTACCTGCACAAACTTAATCCCACGCATGAAAGTAGAGGCGGCAAATCCTGCGATATCCCCCGTCACCCCTCCACCTAAGGCAATTATTACAGACTTTCTATCCAATCTATGTTTTAAACATTCGTCATAAATGAGAGAAATAGTGTCGAGGTTTTTATTTTGTTCTCCTGCTTGAAAAACAAATTTATTGCATATAAATCCTTGACCGGATAACAAATGTTGAAGCTGCTCACCGTAATGATTATCTACATTCGTATCAGTAATAATCAAGACTTTAGAGGAGAAATTTTTTTCCTTTAGTATCCCGGGAAGTTTAAAAAAATCTTCTTCGAAATAAATAGGATAGCTTCTTTCTTTAAAATCCAGTACTATCTTTTCCACCGTATCACCGTCCTGCATCATTATTTCAATAAATCCATTGTCCTGGTTGAGCAACATCATGTATTTCATGTTTTGCCGTCGGCTTCAACATTCCACTCAATCCTCTATCTTGGAAGCAATGTCTTTCATCATATCCAACTGTGCATAGATCAAGGACTCAATTTTAGCTTTAAATACGCCAAAGCTGCGTTTGAGGTCTTCATATCTATAATTAATTTTTGAAACTTCTTGATTTGCATCAGCAATCATCTGACTTGCCTTCATTTCAGCCTCTTTTAATATATTTTCCGCTTTGGCATAAGCATTTTTCTTAATATCTTCTCCTGTGCTCTGGGCAACAAGTAAAGTATTTTGCAATGTTTCTTCAATCGCTTTATAGTGTTGGATACCCTCATTTAACACTGCAATTTTATCTTTTAATTCAATATTTTCCTTATATAACTTTTCATAGTCTTCAACTATTTTTGTAAGAAACTCCTCTACTTCCAATTCACTATAACCAAAAGGTTTTTTTCTAAACTTTTTATTTTCGATATCCAATGGTGTCAACACCAATACCAGCCCCCTAAATGAATCTCTTAATCGTAATATTTATTCTTCCTTTCCGGGTTATACCTCCTACAGTGTCCAGAAGCATTCTTCCATGCCCTCTAACCGAAATAACATCCCCTTCTCTTAAAACTTGGGAAGGTGAATTGGATAATTCCCAATTAACATTTACTTTTTCAGAATGGATATAAGGTAGAACCTTACTCCTGGATTCCCCCAGCGCAACACTAAGCACCGAATCCAACCTTAATGTTGCAACTGTACCATGTATTTCTTTGTATTTTTTCTGTGGAATTGCAACTTTTTGGATATCCACTTCTTTTAAAACAACATTACTGTTTGCAACTTTATTTAAATTCATTAAAATATATTGACTTATATCAGATACAGTAAAAATATAACTTAACGTATCATTGATTAAAATATCACCAATTTTTTCCCTTTTTATACCCAAGGCCAGAACAGCACCCAAAAAATCTCTGTGACTCAGCTTGTTAAAATTGCTCCCCGCTGCTTCCAGTATAGATATGGGATAACATATTTCAGCAGGGCTCATATAATCAGGGAAAATTGAAATTATTTTTCTTTCAGCCTCTTCATATCCTCCCCAGCAATGTATATCAAGGCCGTTTATATTCTTTAGCTTCTGAATCAGTAGATTTTGCTGATATGGGTCTAAAAAACTTGTAAACCTTTCTTCATGATATTTTAAAGACATAACTGCTTGATCCAGTACTTTTGATACAAACAGCTTGTCCTCACTTGTTTTGAGAGTTTCCAATATTTCCTGCTTATTAAACACTATCGTCTCCTAAAATGTTATTAAAGAATCTATTAATGGTATAATCAAATATTGAATCAATAACCAGGCAACAATAGGTGAAAAATCAATCATCATGCCTCCACCTATTGATGACCGGCTGATAAGATTCCTGATTGGGGCAAGAATAGGCTCGGTTACCTGGTATATAAACTGTAGAATAGGATTATCTCTATTGATTGGCAACCATGAAACAATTACACGGGCAAAAATTAAATAGCCTACAATCTCCAAAAGAGTCATTAAAGAATTTCTTATCAACATGTGCTCCTCCAATTACAAATTCCAGGGAAATACCCCTTTATTTCTCAATTCATCTTTAAAGTCACCCATAATATCTACATTATATGGCGCAATTAAAAATATTCCATTTGATACCTTTTGTATATTTCCGTCTAAAGCATAAACTGAACCACTCAAAAAATCTACAATTCTTCGTGCAACATCTTTTTCTACTTCTTCAAGATTAATGACTACAGGCTTTTTGCTTTTAAGGTGGTCAGCAATGTCTTTGGCTTCATCAAAACTCTCGGGCTGCATTACAACCACTTTTAATTGGGTCGTGGTATGAATATTCACAATTTTACTTTTTTTGCTTGAATGATGTGTAAAATCAGGTTCTGCCACTTCTTCTTTATGTACTGCTTCTTCTTCTAATTCCTCCTGGTTTTCAAGGCCTACAAAATTTAACACTTTATTAATTAAATTACTCATAATATGATACCCCCCTAGCCAATTATAACATTACTACTTATACTGGCGTTGTCCAAATATTGCTGTACCTACTCTGACAATATTTGCGCCTTCTTCTATAGCAACTTCAAAATCTCCTGTCATTCCCATAGATAAATATTCCATATCAACATTATCATACTTTTTTTGTTTTATGTCAATGGACAAATCCTTTAATTTTCTAAAATAAGGCCTGACTTCTTCAGGATCCTGTGTGTAAGGTGCAATGGTCATCAGTCCTTTTACCCTAATATTGGGTAATCTGGAAATTTCTTTTACAAACTCATCACACTGTTCCACACTGATTCCAAACTTGCTCTCTTCTCCAGCAACATTTACCTGAATAAGTACTTCCATAATCTTGTTTATTTTTTCAGCCCTTTTGTTGACTTCCATAGCCAATTTAACACTATCGATAGAATGAATAAGGTCTACTTTATCAACAATATATTTTACCTTGTTTGTTTGAAGATGACCTATAAGATGCCATTTTACCCCTTGAGTCCTGTCAATTAAATCATATTTTTGAATAATTTCCTGAACTTTATTCTCACCTATATGATTTATGCCTAATTTGATGGCTTCGTTTATAATACCGGCATCTACAGTCTTAGTAACAGCAACAAGGGTTATTTCCTCAGCATTTCTACCTGCTCTTTCAGCAGCCTGATCTATCCTGGTTCTAATATTACTAATATTATCTTTTAATTGAGTCATGCTATCATCCTTATCGAATTAATTTTCCTTCTTCAATATTATTGGATTTAGTAATAACTTCATCATATAATAACAAACCATTATCATTTAAATTATTTTCTTTTACAATAGCAAAATCATTATTTTTAAAAAGTATTTCAATCTCACGGAACCTGGCAACTCTATCCTTAATAATGTAAACGCCTGTTTTCCCGTTTTGCACTCGTACCGCCGACACAGGAATCTTAAAACCTGAATACGCTTGTTTTATTATATCAATATTTACTTTTCTTATTTCATGCAT is a window from the Petroclostridium xylanilyticum genome containing:
- a CDS encoding uracil-xanthine permease family protein; translated protein: MSNGVKSYILGLQHLFAMFGATVLVPALTGLHPAVALFTAGVGTLVFHYITGKKVPVFLGSSFAFIGAIQLVVKNYGIPAAQGGIMAAGLVYVILSELVALIGVEKIRSFFPPVVTGPIIMVIGLTLSPVAVDMASGNWYIAVFVLLVVIVVTVFDKGFFKLVPILIGIASGYILTLILDYLKLTGEKPLINTQAIVDADWFNFISILRGEFFTLPAFNLTAISLIAPIAIVTFMEHIGDITTNGAVVGKDFFKDPGLHRTLLGDGLATFVAGCFGGPANTTYSENTGVLAVTKVYDPKILRIAAVYAIILSLVGKLGAILQTIPVPVMGGVSLILFGMIASIGMRTISEAELDFTHSRNLIIVSLILVVGLGVGDIAITETFKVSGLFLAALVGIIANKLLPQNV
- the pyrR gene encoding bifunctional pyr operon transcriptional regulator/uracil phosphoribosyltransferase PyrR gives rise to the protein MVEKAEIMDEQAMQRAITRISHEIIEKNKGVEELVLIGIQRRGVPLAQRIASKIKEVEGTEISVGILDITLYRDDLSLLSEHPVINGTEIGFSITGKKIVLVDDVLYTGRTVRAAIDAIMDLGRPKMIQLAILIDRGHRELPIRADYVGKNVPTSKNEVVHVKVKEIDGVNKVVISNQDQSNVE
- a CDS encoding RluA family pseudouridine synthase, encoding MTTQQLIVAKEDNNIRIDKYLSDKIKDLSRSYAQKIINDGLVQVNNKAVKQNYKVKANDMVHVEIPEPEKLEIKAEDIELDIVYEDADLLVVNKPQGMVVHPAAGNYTGTLVNALMKHCGDNLSAINGIIRPGIVHRIDKDTSGLLLVAKNNRAHIKLAKQIKDHSLSRRYVAIVYGALKNDSGIIDAPIGRHPVDRKKMSVTTKNGRNAVTHFKVLERLGNYSYIECKLETGRTHQIRVHMSYIGHPIIGDPVYGPKKDRFNLNGQALHAKIIGFIHPTTNEYLEFEVSPPPYFDKLLNLLRKNLIK
- the lspA gene encoding signal peptidase II yields the protein MIWFIIIAVIIGLDQYTKYLAATKLINYETIPLIENVFHLTFVKNKGAAFGILQNQKWFFVIVTIIIMLAIIYYIIKKKPGNKLLMVSLSMILGGAVGNLIDRIRYSYVIDFFDFNLINWPVFNVADSFVVVGTVLLSYYLLFKYEEKKDEA
- a CDS encoding TraR/DksA C4-type zinc finger protein, with amino-acid sequence MDSKKLDKFRKLLLQEKQQHDHVLNDMKKFDMGESDKYSAGELSNYDNHPADLGSEMFELEHNMGLQVSEEHQIKEIHDALQRIKNGTYGKCELCGKEIGEERLEILPSARLCIDCEKKKEIDMEYLMNNRPVEEKVIDAPFGRKYLNKQEDDEYEGMDQLYDVMKYGSADTPQDMGGYHDYEEYYTNETDKQGMVDDMDQISNKEYKDQLPD
- a CDS encoding S-methyl-5'-thioadenosine phosphorylase; this encodes MDKRADIGVFGGSGFYSFLENVEEIEVDTPYGKPSDKIALATIGNKKVAFLPRHGKKHQYPPHLVPYRANIYAMKMLGVKKIIAPNACGSLQPHVKPGEFVICDQFVDRTTGRADTFFEGPEVKHVSPADPYDPELRKLAIETARELNIPVHETGTVVVIQGPRFSTRAESRWFSKMGWEVINMTQYPECYLALEMEIPYVNISLITDYDAGLEGRDDIKPVTHEAVLKVFNENVENVKKLIYTMIEKMEL
- the mtnA gene encoding S-methyl-5-thioribose-1-phosphate isomerase encodes the protein MSNKLKPIQWENGVLKLIDQTRLPTEFIINEYTDYIGAAKAIKDMIVRGAPAIGVTAAYGIVLGAREFRDNSKEVFMQKMNEVCDVLRNTRPTAVNLFWAIDRMYAVLQNNENKEVADIINILEKEANAIYNEDVEINRAIGQFGNSLIHPGDIILTHCNAGALATADFGTALGVIRAAHEAGKNISVFADETRPFLQGARLTAFELQHEGIPVTLITDNMAGHFMKQKKINCVIVGADRITTNGDVANKIGTYSVAVLAKENNIPFYVAAPISTIDFSLEDGEQIPIEERNPQEVTHIAGVQIAPEGIKVANPAFDVTPNKYVTAIITEKGVIYPPYNENILKLKNEK
- the aroB gene encoding 3-dehydroquinate synthase, whose translation is MKYMMLLNQDNGFIEIMMQDGDTVEKIVLDFKERSYPIYFEEDFFKLPGILKEKNFSSKVLIITDTNVDNHYGEQLQHLLSGQGFICNKFVFQAGEQNKNLDTISLIYDECLKHRLDRKSVIIALGGGVTGDIAGFAASTFMRGIKFVQVPTSLLAQVDSSVGGKVGVDYQGSKNIIGSFYQPSLVYMNLKVLQTLPKREFISGMAEVIKHAVIYDYDFFEYLEQNIDSILKLDTNTLKYVVWKNCIIKSQVVQQDETEQELRAILNFGHTIGHALESVLDFSLLHGECVSVGMAAAAFIAYSNNLLAYNDYERILSLLQRFGLPVKVKDIDCNKVYEEMLRDKKQEKNKLKFILPVRIGRVIQTTEVTKENIFSALEHVT
- a CDS encoding DivIVA domain-containing protein is translated as MLTPLDIENKKFRKKPFGYSELEVEEFLTKIVEDYEKLYKENIELKDKIAVLNEGIQHYKAIEETLQNTLLVAQSTGEDIKKNAYAKAENILKEAEMKASQMIADANQEVSKINYRYEDLKRSFGVFKAKIESLIYAQLDMMKDIASKIED
- a CDS encoding RNA-binding protein, which gives rise to MFNKQEILETLKTSEDKLFVSKVLDQAVMSLKYHEERFTSFLDPYQQNLLIQKLKNINGLDIHCWGGYEEAERKIISIFPDYMSPAEICYPISILEAAGSNFNKLSHRDFLGAVLALGIKREKIGDILINDTLSYIFTVSDISQYILMNLNKVANSNVVLKEVDIQKVAIPQKKYKEIHGTVATLRLDSVLSVALGESRSKVLPYIHSEKVNVNWELSNSPSQVLREGDVISVRGHGRMLLDTVGGITRKGRINITIKRFI
- a CDS encoding YggT family protein, whose product is MLIRNSLMTLLEIVGYLIFARVIVSWLPINRDNPILQFIYQVTEPILAPIRNLISRSSIGGGMMIDFSPIVAWLLIQYLIIPLIDSLITF
- a CDS encoding cell division protein SepF — translated: MSNLINKVLNFVGLENQEELEEEAVHKEEVAEPDFTHHSSKKSKIVNIHTTTQLKVVVMQPESFDEAKDIADHLKSKKPVVINLEEVEKDVARRIVDFLSGSVYALDGNIQKVSNGIFLIAPYNVDIMGDFKDELRNKGVFPWNL
- a CDS encoding YggS family pyridoxal phosphate-dependent enzyme; translation: MTQLKDNISNIRTRIDQAAERAGRNAEEITLVAVTKTVDAGIINEAIKLGINHIGENKVQEIIQKYDLIDRTQGVKWHLIGHLQTNKVKYIVDKVDLIHSIDSVKLAMEVNKRAEKINKIMEVLIQVNVAGEESKFGISVEQCDEFVKEISRLPNIRVKGLMTIAPYTQDPEEVRPYFRKLKDLSIDIKQKKYDNVDMEYLSMGMTGDFEVAIEEGANIVRVGTAIFGQRQYK